The proteins below are encoded in one region of Hordeum vulgare subsp. vulgare chromosome 3H, MorexV3_pseudomolecules_assembly, whole genome shotgun sequence:
- the LOC123440178 gene encoding uncharacterized protein LOC123440178 has translation MRTRAIVLAYSLLASALLCRSATASPAFIAAGKLVMGGVELRRPMTIIGNMTANQSAPQQLSTAASDENGNGLYQNCFSLLLEMTSPLHRDHPLVEQGIVLDHLLVFLVLFVVYIFR, from the exons ATGAGGACACGAGCTATCGTGCTCGCCTACTCGCTGTTGGCATCCGCGCTGCTGTGCCGGAGCGCCACGGCCTCGCCGGCGTTCATCGCCGCTGGCAAGCTCGTCATGGGCG GGGTGGAGTTACGCCGTCCCATGACCATAATCGGTAACATGACGGCGAATCAGTCTGCACCACAGCAACTTTCGACGGCCGCGAGCGATGAAAATGGGAACGGGCTCTACCAGAACTGCTTCTCCTTGCTCCTAGAGATGACTTCACCGCTGCACCGAGACCATCCTCTTGTCGAACAAGGGATAGTGCTCGATCACTTGCTTGTGTTTTTGGTGCTCTTCGTGGTGTACATCTTCCGCTGA